DNA sequence from the Clostridia bacterium genome:
GATTTTGAGGAAGCGGGTATAAACCAAACTAGACTAAAGATATATCTTATAGTAAAGACGGATGTGCAGATACTAGTCCCGCTGGCAAGCAATAAAATTGATGTAACGACACATATACCGGTTTCTGAAACAATAATTGTAAGCGGTGTTGCATGAGGGAAAATTGTATAAGTCCCAGACAATTGTAAAAAGGTGTCAGGGTTGGTATAATTGAGTTAATTAGGGCAATAGGCAATGGGTTAGGGTATTCCTATGGAGAGTGGTTGCTCGTTTCGCGTTTCGAGATGCGCGTGGTTGTAGGGAACGCATTGCATGCGTTCCACTGTAGGGGCGAACAGTGTTCGCCAGTACGGTGGACACGAAGCATGTAGTATGAGCTGCGAGGTGAAAGATGAATAGGTTAATTTTCTTGGTTGATATGAATGCCTTCTTCATAAGCTGTGAAATGGCAAGGAATCCGGAGTTAAAGGGAAAGCCGGCAGCTGTTGCAGGGGATCCTAAGCAACGTTCAGGAATCATACTTGCAGCCAATTATGAAGCAAGGAAGTACAAAATAAAGACAACTATGGTGCTTCATGAAGCGAAAAAACTTTGCCCCGAACTTATATTGGTACCCCC
Encoded proteins:
- a CDS encoding sporulation protein YunB produces the protein DFEEAGINQTRLKIYLIVKTDVQILVPLASNKIDVTTHIPVSETIIVSGVA